DNA from Sorangium aterium:
CGATGACCTCGCGGACCCGCGCGTTCGCGTCGGCGGTGACCACCGCCCCGCTGGGCTTGACGGCGAGCAGGTCGCGCACCGTCCCGAGGCCCTTGTCCTCCTCGAGGAAGCCGTTCTCTCGCATCCAGTCGTCATTGAAGATCTTCGAGATGTACTTGGACGCGCCGTCGGGCAAGAGGACGAGGATGTTCTCCTTCTTCCCGCTCTGCCGCGCATACTTGATCGCGCCGGCCACCGCCGCGCCCCCGGAGCCGCCCACGAAGAGGCCCTCGAGCCGCACGAGGTCCCGCGTCATGAGGAAGCACTCCTTGTCGTCGACCCGGATGATCTCGTCGATGATCTTGAGGTTCATCGTGCTCGGAAAGAAATCCTCGCCGATCCCCTCGACCTTGTAGGCAAACGGCTTCGTGATCCGCTGGGTCTTCACGTAATCGTAATAGAGCGAACCGACCGGGTCGACGCCGACCATCTTGATCTCCGGCTTCCTCTCTTTGAGGAACTTGCCAATGCCGCTCAGGGTGCCCCCTGTCCCCATGCCGGCGACGAAGACGTCGAGCTCGTCGCCGCACTGCGCCCAGATCTCGGGCCCGGTGGACCGGACGTGGGCCTCGGGGTTCGACGGGTTGTGGTACTGGTTCGCGTAGAAGCAGTTCGGCGTCTCGTCGGCGATGCGCTTCGCCACCTGGTAGTAGCTGCGCGGGTCGTCGGGCTCGACGGCGGTGGGACAGACCACGACGCGGGCGCCATAGGCGCGCAGCGTCGCGATCTTCTCCTGCGACATCTTGTCCGGCATGACGAAGACGCACTTGTATCCCCGGATGGCCGCGACCATGGCGAGCGCGGCGCCGGTGTTGCCGCTGGTCGCCTCGACGATCGTCCCGCCGGGCCTGAGCCCGTTCGCCTCGGCGTCGCGGATCATGTTCAGCGCGACCCGATCCTTGTGGCTGCCGCCCGGGTTCAGGTACTCGCACTTCACATAGATGTCGCTCTCCAGCCCCTCCGTGACCCGGTTCAGCTTGACGATCGGCGTATCGCCGACGGCCTTCGTGATATCGCTGCGCGCGCCTCGCATCATGGGGAGACCTCTTAGCCGCCGCGCGCCGAAGCGACAAGCGACAAGGGGAGCACGCGGGCGCGGCGGCGCCGCGAGAGGCGCGCTCGCCGCGGCGCTGGCGAGCGCGCCTGCCGTGACTGCCGGGCTCGGTCGCCGGCCATCCTTCCTATCCTTCGGGAAGGAGCACAAAAGAAATGGTGTTTATGATAGGTCCATATTGACCCTATCCGGCACGTTATCGTTACGGGTTCAAAGGCCCTGACGGCAGCGAGCCATGGCTCTCCCGGGGCGAGCCGCTGGGGCGCGGCGCTGACGGCCTGACGCGGTGACGCGCTGACGCCAGCGCCACGCGGCGCCGCTGCGCGCGTCGGGGCGAGCGGACCGGCGGGCGATCTCGCGCCGCGCTCCCTGTGGTAGACTGGCGAAATGGCGTCCGAGCCGAAGATCCACCCGAGCGCCGAGACGGCGCTCCTCAAGGTCCGCTCCAAGGAGATCGCGTTCAGCCGCTTCCGCGTTCAGGTGACCGCGGGCCCGGACGCCGGGGCGTCCCAGACGTCGGAC
Protein-coding regions in this window:
- a CDS encoding cystathionine beta-synthase, with the translated sequence MMRGARSDITKAVGDTPIVKLNRVTEGLESDIYVKCEYLNPGGSHKDRVALNMIRDAEANGLRPGGTIVEATSGNTGAALAMVAAIRGYKCVFVMPDKMSQEKIATLRAYGARVVVCPTAVEPDDPRSYYQVAKRIADETPNCFYANQYHNPSNPEAHVRSTGPEIWAQCGDELDVFVAGMGTGGTLSGIGKFLKERKPEIKMVGVDPVGSLYYDYVKTQRITKPFAYKVEGIGEDFFPSTMNLKIIDEIIRVDDKECFLMTRDLVRLEGLFVGGSGGAAVAGAIKYARQSGKKENILVLLPDGASKYISKIFNDDWMRENGFLEEDKGLGTVRDLLAVKPSGAVVTADANARVREVIDMMKSHGISQLPVTQDGKLRGMVHEIDLLRHLVTGSGTLDSSIGGLVESDYATVTPATKVELLKGVLSDAKIALVVDKETVLGVVSKIDLIDYLARKATPAIG